The proteins below are encoded in one region of Vicia villosa cultivar HV-30 ecotype Madison, WI unplaced genomic scaffold, Vvil1.0 ctg.003058F_1_1, whole genome shotgun sequence:
- the LOC131640321 gene encoding uncharacterized protein LOC131640321, with protein MTESSVTNWYHITQCQKPKKDANATKTNGRVFALSGIEDSKKDNLIRGTCFTNNVKLVVIIDIGATHSFIYLDCATMLGLQLSSIHGSMVIDTHASSFVTTTFVCKGCPLTIFDKSFVMDLLRFPKFGDGGKLMLLTAKQVNECLRDEAVMFAMFALFQSDCEAASVDLSVVCEFPEVFSKDISDLPPEHEVEFSIELVSGTSPVLMAPYRISTSELNELKKQLEEMLEKKFI; from the exons ATGACAGAGTCATCGGTGacgaattggtaccacat CACCCAGTGCCAGAAGCCAAAGAAGGATGCTAATGCTACCAAGACTAATGGTAGAGTGTTTGCTTTGAGTGGGATTGAAGATTCCAAGAAGGACAATTTAATTCGAGGTACTTGTTTTACTAACAATGTTAAATTGGTTGTTATTATTGATATTGGTGCTACTCATTCATTTATTTATCTTGATTGTGCTACTATGTTGGGATTGCAATTGTCTTCTATACATGGTAGTATGGTAATAGATACTCATGCTAGTAGTTTTGTTACTACTACTTTTGTTTGTAAAGGATGTCCTTTGACTATCTTTGATAAGAGTTTTGTGATGGATTTG TTGAGGTTTCCCAAGTTTGGTGATGGCGGAAAACTGATGTTGTTGACTGCTAAGCAAGTGAATGAATGCCTTAGAGACGAGGCCGTGATGTTTGCAATGTTTGCCTTGTTCCAAAGTGACTGTGAAGCTGCAAGTGTTGATCTTTCAGTTGTTTGTGAATTTCCAGAGGTGTTTTCAAAAGATATAAGTGATTTGCCTCCAGAACATGAAGTAGAGTTTTCTATAGAATTGGTGTCAGGTACTAGTCCAGTGTTGATGGCTCCTTATAGAATCTCGACATCCGAGTTgaatgaattgaagaagcaattggaaGAGATGCTCGAGAAGAAGTTTATTTGA
- the LOC131640320 gene encoding GDSL esterase/lipase At1g28590-like: MAATSKQKWRIVTLQLLFLMIAASVQLLTAACPSYSSIFSFGDSLADTGNQQLISPNLCSLPPYGETYFRRPSGRCSDGRLIIDFIAELLGVPMVKPYLGIKNGVLEDSSANEGANFAVFGATALNVSYFEERDVHIVATNYSLTAQLNWFKELLPTLCNSSKSCHDILKNSLFLVGEIGGNDFNYPFFIRKSIEEVSTYVPDVIKVITSSINELIDLGARTLLVPGNLPLGCNAIYLTLYETKDGSQYDSFGCLKWLNKFAKYYNQKLQYEIHRLREIHPHANIIYADYYNAALPLYQFPSNFGFIGLQTCCGMGGSYNYNASEPCGKPGVISCDDPSRYIGWDGIHLTEAAYKLIANGIINGPYSLPEFSNL, encoded by the exons ATGGCAGCTACTTCTAAACAAAAATGGAGAATAGTGACATTACAATTACTATTTCTTATGATAGCTGCTTCTGTGCAGTTATTAACCGCGGCATGTCCCTCTTACTCTTCCATCTTCAGCTTTGGTGATTCCCTAGCCGACACCGGCAACCAGCAACTCATCTCTCCCAATCTTTGTTCGTTACCTCCTTACGGCGAAACCTACTTTCGTCGTCCATCTGGTCGTTGCTCTGATGGACGGCTCATCATTGATTTCATAG CTGAATTATTAGGAGTTCCAATGGTTAAACCGTATTTAGGAATTAAAAATGGTGTATTGGAAGATAGTAGTGCAAATGAAGGTGCGAATTTTGCAGTTTTTGGAGCAACTGCTTTGAACGTTAGTTATTTTGAAGAGAGGGATGTCCATATCGTTGCTACCAATTATTCATTAACGGCTCAGTTGAATTGGTTCAAGGAACTTCTTCCTACTCTTTGCAATTCTTcaaaaa GCTGCCATGATATTCTTAAAAACTCATTATTTCTTGTGGGAGAGATTGGAGGAAATGACTTCAACTATCCCTTTTTTATACGGAAGAGCATAGAAGAGGTTAGTACATACGTGCCAGATGTGATCAAAGTAATAACTTCATCAATCAAT gAGTTGATTGATCTAGGGGCACGCACACTATTGGTCCCTGGGAATTTGCCACTAGGATGCAATgcaatatatttaaccctttatgaAACCAAGGATGGTAGCCAATATGACTCATTCGGTTGTTTGAAGTGGTTAAACAAATTTGCAAAATATTATAACCAGAAGCTCCAATATGAGATACATAGGCTTCGTGAAATTCATCCTCATGCTAATATCATATATGCTGATTATTACAACGCTGCATTGCCATTATACCAGTTTCCATCAAATTTTG GTTTTATAGGACTCCAAACATGTTGTGGGATGGGAGGTTCATATAATTATAATGCTTCAGAACCTTGTGGAAAACCAGGCGTGATTTCTTGTGACGATCCTTCTCGGTATATTGGGTGGGATGGTATTCATTTGACTGAGGCGGCATACAAATTGATTGCTAATGGTATTATTAATGGACCATATTCTCTCCCTGAATTTAGTAACTTGTGA